CGTTCTTTTTTGTACTTGTTCTATAATTGTTCTATAAATTTGCGTAAAAACATCATTTAAACAAAAAAAATACTTTGCATCCAAAAAATATCCATAATTCATTTTATAATTTTAAAGAACTTATAAAAAGTAATCCAATTTTAAAAGAGTTCGTGTTTATAAATCAGCACAAAATAGAAACAATTGATTTTGCGAATCAAAAGGCAGTTTTAGAATTGAATAAATCACTTTTATCACATCATCACAACGTAAAAAATTGGAATATTCCAGAAGGTTATTTGTGTCCACCCATCCCTAGCCGAGCTGATTATTTGTATTATTTAAATGATTTACTACAAGCAGAAGGAAGTAAAAAAGCTATAAAAGGACTTGATATTGGCGTTGGTGCAAACTGTATTTATCCAATCTTGGCGAGTCAGTTATTTAATTGGAAAATGGTAGGTGTAGATATTGATAAAACAGCCATCCAATCAGCTATAAAAAATGTAGAAACTTCGAAAAAGCTAAAAGAAAATATAGAAATTCGTCACCAAGAATCGAATGCAAATATTTTTAAAGGGATAATTAAAGAAAGTGAATATTTTGATTTTACAATCTGTAATCCTCCTTTTCATGCATCAGAAAAAGATGCTAATTCGGCAGCTTTACGCAAAATTAAAAACTTAAAAGATACTACTGAGTCTGCTCAGGGGACTATTAAACTCAATTTTGGAGGACAATCAAATGAACTTTGGTGTAATGGAGGTGAAGCACTTTTTATAAAACGAATGATAAAACAGAGTGTAGAATTTAAAAAACAAGTAAATTGGTTTACTACATTAGTTTCAAAAAATGGAAATTTGAAAGCTATTTACAAGCAATTAGATAAAGCAAAAGCAAAATACAAAACTATAAACATGGAACAAGGAAATAAAAAAACTAGGTTTGTAGCGTGGCGATTTCCTAATTCAGAAGCCTAATATATTATTTATAAAAAATAAATAGAAATAATTGCATAATATAAAGAATAGTTTGAAACTTTTTTTACGTTTGAACGTATGACTAATTAAAGATAGATTTTAATGTTTTACAGATAAATCCCCTTATAGTATGAAACGTTCAAATAAAAATTATATACTACTCATTGTTTTTGGTGTTTTACTTATGAGTTTTAGCTTTATTTCTCAACATTATACTCATATACCTGATATAGTAGATGGAATGTTGAAAGGAACTTCTATTGGATTATTACTCTTAGGGCTTGGATTTTTATCGAAACAACATATTGAGCAAATTTAATTTTGGATTTTCCTCATTTGTTTTATGTTTATGCAAGTGAGGGTTTTATATAAAAAATAAAATCAAAAATTCTATTACAAAAAGTCCATCTATAAAGCCTGTAAAATACCATTCTGAACGTTTATTCGAACTAAAAAGAATTAGAAAAGCAGTAAGAATATAAACTATTCCAAAATGAAGAAAATAGTTTATATGGAAACTACAAATTAAAATAGCACAGACAATAAGTAAAAAAAGAGCTAAAATTTTGCTCCTTTGAGGACTCAATAAGCTAACTAAAGTATTCAAACCCACTTTTTTATCTCCTTCTTTATCTCTAATATCGAAAGGAATCGTTATTGCCAAAGTAAAAAGTAATCGTTCGAAAAATAAGGCTATTGTTTGAGGAGTTTGGATAATCAAGTCTTCGTGTAACATTGGAAAAATAACAGTAGCACTAGCCCACACATAAGCAATTAAGAATATTTTTAGATAAGGAATATTTCTCCAAGCAGGAATCGATAAGTAGTTTTTTGGAGTAGAATCTTCTGTCTTGTTGTCATTTTTACCATTTATTTCTTCGTCTATAATTTTTTCTGATGGAAGTTCAATATGAATAGGAACAGTATAAAAAATTGAAATTATAGCCAAATGAACCAAAAACCAAAACTGATTGAGTGTTAGAAAAAAAGGAGCAGGAATAAGTAAAATCAAACTTAAAAAGAAAATAATCTTTAGGATATTTCTTTTCTTATAAATAAACTCAAATTTTTCAGAAGCCGTTCCCTTAGTATAAAACACACATAAATTATAAGTAACTAGTGTTCCAAAAAAGAGAATCCAAAGAGGAGCAGCTTCGAAAGCAATGCCAGCTGTTTCGAAAAGCAAAAGGTAGGTACTTAACCCCATAAGAGCTGCACCTACCGATATCCAAAAATTTCCAAAAACGAGCCAACGAAAGAAGTTAATAATGTTTTTTTTTAAAACTGAACAGGAATAACAACACGCTGCTCAACGGCTCTTCCATGATATAAAGCTGGTTTCCAGCCTTCTGTATATTCTTCTATCAAACGGATTGCTTCATTATCCAAAGTAGGACTAACACTTGAAAGTACCGAAATATCAGCTAAAGAACCGTCTTCTTGTACAAAAAACTGAACATAAATAGTTCCTGTTTCATGTGTTGGATTATTTTGATTTGTACTAAGATAACGATATAAGTTTTCTGTTCCACCATAGGGAGTTGCGGAGCGTTCAATATAAGTATTTTCTTTTCTTCTATTTTTATTGCAACCTCGTCTTTTAATTATAATTCGTGTTTCTGTATAATTTGGGTCAATCATTTCACAACCAAATGTTTTTTCTTCTTGTGAATTAATTCCCCAAACTGTCAGACCAATTCCCATAACAATACTTCCAATTAGTAAAGGTTTGTGATACCGATTCAGAAAAGCATAATAATCTTGTAGCCAAAAAGGAGGATGGTCTTCTAGTTTTTGAGTCAGACTCTTACTGTTTTTGAAAACCATATAAGTAATAGAAGCCAGCGTAGTGCCAAGCCAAAAAAGTCCGAATATTGTAAATATAATAAGCATTGCCATAATTATAGAGTGTTTTTTAGATAAAATGATTTAGTAAACTTGTTATTTATAAAGTAGATGTTGAATTTTACTATTTTCCATAGATTTATTTTATATTTTTTCTAAATCGTTCAATAATTTACAAAATCTTGAGCATTCTTCAAATAATTTGGATTCTAAA
This is a stretch of genomic DNA from Bernardetia sp. MNP-M8. It encodes these proteins:
- a CDS encoding energy transducer TonB, producing the protein MAMLIIFTIFGLFWLGTTLASITYMVFKNSKSLTQKLEDHPPFWLQDYYAFLNRYHKPLLIGSIVMGIGLTVWGINSQEEKTFGCEMIDPNYTETRIIIKRRGCNKNRRKENTYIERSATPYGGTENLYRYLSTNQNNPTHETGTIYVQFFVQEDGSLADISVLSSVSPTLDNEAIRLIEEYTEGWKPALYHGRAVEQRVVIPVQF
- a CDS encoding UbiA family prenyltransferase — its product is MLFETAGIAFEAAPLWILFFGTLVTYNLCVFYTKGTASEKFEFIYKKRNILKIIFFLSLILLIPAPFFLTLNQFWFLVHLAIISIFYTVPIHIELPSEKIIDEEINGKNDNKTEDSTPKNYLSIPAWRNIPYLKIFLIAYVWASATVIFPMLHEDLIIQTPQTIALFFERLLFTLAITIPFDIRDKEGDKKVGLNTLVSLLSPQRSKILALFLLIVCAILICSFHINYFLHFGIVYILTAFLILFSSNKRSEWYFTGFIDGLFVIEFLILFFI
- the rlmF gene encoding 23S rRNA (adenine(1618)-N(6))-methyltransferase RlmF gives rise to the protein MHPKNIHNSFYNFKELIKSNPILKEFVFINQHKIETIDFANQKAVLELNKSLLSHHHNVKNWNIPEGYLCPPIPSRADYLYYLNDLLQAEGSKKAIKGLDIGVGANCIYPILASQLFNWKMVGVDIDKTAIQSAIKNVETSKKLKENIEIRHQESNANIFKGIIKESEYFDFTICNPPFHASEKDANSAALRKIKNLKDTTESAQGTIKLNFGGQSNELWCNGGEALFIKRMIKQSVEFKKQVNWFTTLVSKNGNLKAIYKQLDKAKAKYKTINMEQGNKKTRFVAWRFPNSEA